In the Sandaracinus amylolyticus genome, TGATGAGCGAGAGCAAGACGCCGCAGCGCCTCGTGCGCGTCGCGCGCGCGCTGCTCGGGTGGCTGCCCGGCGGTCTCGCGGTCGTCTGCGTCATCGCGTGCACCGGGTTCACGATCTTCAGCGGCGCGAGCGGCATCACGATCGTCGCGATCGGCGGCCTGCTCTTCCCCGCGCTGATCAAGGATCGTTACCCCGAGAAGTTCTCGCTCGGCCTCGTCACGAGCGGTGGTGCGCTCGGCATCACGTTCTTCCCGTGTCTGCCGCTGATCGTCTACGGCATCGTCGCGGGCCTGCAGGAGATGCCGCCGGGGGTCGAGCGGGTCGAGCTCGGCAAGCTGAGCGTCGCAGGCATCCTGCCGACGTTCCTGATCGTCGGCCTGATGATCCTCTACTCGATGTTCGTCGGCGTCGTGAAGAAGGTCGAGCGCTCGAGCTTCGACGCGAAGGAGGCGGGCGCGGCCCTCTGGGAGGCGAAGTGGGAGCTCGCGCTGCCGGTGGTCGTCGGCTTCGGCCTCGCGGCGGCGGGCCCGATGGGCGCGGCGTCGTTCACCGCGTTCTACGTCTTCGTGATCGAGGTGTTCGTCTATCGCGACCTCTCGATCGACAAGGACATCCCGCGGATCATCCCGGACTCGATGGTGCTCGTCGGCGCCATCTTCGTGAAGCTCTGCGCCGCGACGGTGCTGACGTTCTACTTCGTGCAGGCGCAGACCGCGGACGCGCTCTTCGAGGCGCTGACCTGCGGTGAGCCGGCGCGCGCGTACCTCGCCGAGCACAGCGACGTGATGTTCCAGTGCCGCGAGGCGGTCGACGCGCTCGCGCGTCAGGGACGCAGCGCGGGCGGTCTGATCGACTCGCCGCTCACGTTCCTGATCGCGCTGAACGTGTTCCTGCTGATCGTCGGCATGCTCATGGACATCTTCTCGGCGATCGTCGTGATCGTGCCGTTGATCATGGGCATCGCGATGCACTTCGGGATCAACCCGTACCACCTCGGCATCGTGTTCCTGATCAATCTCGAGATCGGCTACCTGATGCCGCCGATGGGCCTGAACCTGTTCATCGCGGGCTTCCGGTTCGGGCGTCCGGTGCCGGATCTCTATCCGGTCGTGCTGCCCTTCATCGGCGTGTTCGCGACGGCGCTGATGATCACGACGTACGTGCCCTCGCTCTCGCTCGCGCTGCTCGGCGAGCAGGCCGACATGCACCCGGCGACCCCCGAGCAGGTCGAGCCGACCGACGGCGGCGGCGGCACGACCGACGACGGCGCGGGTGAGCAGCCGGCGGGGGGCGGTGAGGACTGCGAGGTGCCGCGCGAGGGCGAGTCGTTCGAGGAGTTCGACGCGCGCTGCTCGGGCGCAGCCGCGGGCGGCGGTGGGGCCGCGCCGGCGGCCGATCAGGCGGACTGCGAGCTGCCGCGCGAGAACGAGTCGTTCGAGGAGTTCGAGGCGCGCTGCAGCGCGGGCGCTGCCGCGCCGGCGGAAGGCGCGCCGGCCGAGGGCGCAGCGGCGCCGGCGGAAGGCGCGACGCCGCCCGACTGCGATCTGCCGCGCCCCGAGGAGTCGTTCGAGGCGTTCCAGGCGCGCTGCGGCGCGATGTAGTCGCCCGACGATCGGATCACGAAGACCGCCGCATCGAGCCCAGCTCGGTGCGGCGGTCGCGCTTTCGGCTCATCCACCGGACCGATGACGCGAGAGCAGCGCCATTCGTCCCGTGAATGCACGTCACGGGCGCGGCCAGTTGGGGATGCAGCGGTAGAGCCCGGTGCCCATGCCGGCCTCGTTGCACATCGTGTCGTCCGGGCAGGCCGGCGCCGAGGGATTGCACGCATCGAGGCAGGTCCGGGCGCTCATCATCGGCGGCGGGAGGTTCTGGCAGGCCTCGCCGTCGAGGCAGGTCGCGGTGCCGGAGCACGGACGCGTGCAGACCTCGAGGAGGCACGCGAAGGGCGCGTCGCAGTCCGCGTTCGTCGCGCAGCTCGTGTACTGATCGTCACCCTCGGCGAGCGCGGTCTCGACGCACGCGTTCGCGGTGACGTCCCCCCAGCGACCGGCGAGGCACTGCACGCCGCCGACCGGGCAGTCCGTGTCGGTCGTGCAGCCCACGCGGCAGTGCGAGCCGCCGCAGTACCCGGGCGTGCCGCTCATCGACGACGGGCAGCGACCCGCGGTGCACGGTGGCGCGCAGTACCCCATCGTCCCCGGCCCGTTGCGCACGCAGAGATCGCCCGGCATGCACGAGCGCCCGTCGTCGCAGGCGCGGTAGTCGAAGCGCGGCGGGGGCGCATCGGGCGGCACGAACGCGTCGACCGGCGTCTGCGCGTCGGGCATCTGCGCGTCGGTCATCGGCATCTGCGCGTCCATGCCGGCGTCGTGCATCGGCGGCGGCATCGCCCGACACCAACGCTCTTCGCGCGGGTTGTCGGGGTAGCAGAACGGCACGTGCGACGGGCACTGACCGTCGCGATCACATCGGTAGTAGTGATCGCCGCGCAGCTCGGGCGAGCACGCCACCCAGAGCGCTGCGCTGGCGAACGCGAGATACCGCATCGAGCGCATCAGAAGCTCCCCTGCACCGCGATGGTTCCCGGGCCGACGCGCAGTGCGGTGCGGGCACCGGCCTGCGGGCGGCTCGTGTCGAGAGAGCCCCACACGATCCCGACCACCGCAGCTGCCGAGCCGATCCCGATCAACGCGATCCCGGTGCCCGTCAGCACCGGCGCGCGATCGTACGCGTCGCGCAGCGCGCTCCAGTCGTCGCCCATCGGCGCGTTCTCGACCACCGAGATGTCGTGCAGGCCGACGCCGAGCAGGATCGCGCCGGTCACGATCGCCGCACCGCCCGCGCCCGCGAGGATCCAGGGCGCAGGATCGCTCGCCTCTTCGCGCGGCTCGTAGGCCGGCGGCGGGGGGACCAGCGGCACGGACTCAGGCTCGGCGCGCGGCGGGGTCGGCTCTTCGCGCGGCGGCGGCGCGAGCGGGCTGGTGTCGATGTCGAGCGGCTCGTCCTCGCGGCCGCGCACCACGAGGCGAGCGTGCGCGCTGCGTCCTTCGGGCGCGCGGATCGTCACCTCGTGATCGCCCACGCCGACCAGCAGCTCGCCCTCCTGCTCCGGCCATCCGCCCTGCACCTCGACGCCGGTTCCGTCGAGGTACAGACGCGATCCCGCGGGCGCGATCGGCACCACGAAGCGCCCCACGAACGCGCGCGCGCGCAGCAGCAGATCGTTCACCTGCGTGCGCTGCTCGTCGGTGAGGGCGCGCCGCGTCTCCTCGAGCGACGCGCTCAGCGCGCGCACCGCCCCTGGATAGTCGCGCAGCTCGAAGCTCGACATGCCGATGCCGCGAAGCGTTCGCGCGTTCGGGTAGAGGTCGTGCGCGCCGCGGAAGAGCGCGCGCGCCTCGGCGAAGCGTCCCGCACCGAACTCCGCGACCGCGGCCTCGATGAGCGGCGCGTACGAGGTCGGCTCGGCAGGCTCCTCCTGCGCGTGCGCGACGTGCGACGAGAGAGCGATGGTCGTGAACAGCGCGGCGGCGACGCGGAGCGCGAGCGTCATGTCAGAATTCGTCCCTCGAGAGCGAGCCGGTGCGCCCCGACGTCGAGCGCGGCGCTGTCGGAGGCGGGGTCGCGACTGCCGGAGCCTCGGTGCGCGGGCGCGTCGCGCGGTGCCGCGTGGTGCGCGCGGGCGGCTCGGGCGCGGCGGGCTCGATCGCGGGCGGCTCGATCGCGACGGGCGCGATCGCGGGCTCGCCGGCATCGGGCGTGGTGCTCGCGACGCTCGGCTCCGGAGGCACGGGCGCGGGGGCGATCGGCTCGGGCGTGCGCGCGGCCGCGTTCGGTGCGCGCTCGGTGCTCGGCGTCGATCGCGTCATCGCGTGCAGCACGACCGCCGCGATCGGCACCACGATCGCGATCGCGAGCCCGATCATCATCGCGCGCGGCGTGCCCCGACCACGCTCGCGCGCCGGGAGATCGGGCACCGAGAGCGGCACCGACGCGTTGGCGTTCGCCGCGGGCGCGCGCATCGCCGCGCTGTCGAGCTGGATGTCCGCCGCGCCCTCGGGCGGTCGCGCCGAGTCGGGGCGGGCCGGCCGCGTCGGCGTCACGCTCGCGCGCGGAGCGAGCACCTTGGGCGCGGGCGTCGTCGGCTTGATGCCGATCTCGGCGGCGCTCGCCTTCGCGCCCGCGAGCTCGCCCGCGAACGACGCGATCGCGTCGCGCAGCGCGTCGACGCTCGCGATGCGCTGCTCGGGATCCTTCTCGAGCGCGCGATCGATCACGCGCGCCAGCTCGCGCGGCAGATCGGGCGCGATCACGTCCGCGGGCACCAGCGGGTCCATGACGATCGCGACCATCAGCGCGCCGTACGTCTCGGCGCGGAAGGGCACGCGACCCGTGACCATCTCGTAGAGGATCGCGCCGAGCGCCCACACGTCGGTGCGCGCGTCGACGTCGCGCGCGCCGCGCACCTGCTCGGGCGACATGTAGCTCGGCGTGCCCATCGTCGTGCCGGTCTGCGTGATCGAGGGCTGCGGCGCGTGGGCGTGCTCGTGCAGCTTCGAGATCCCGAAGTCGAGCACCTTCGTGGTGATCGCGCGCCCGTCCTCGTTCTGCACGACGAAGAGGTTCTCGGGCTTCAGATCGCGATGGACCACGCCCGCGCGATGCGCCGCCGCGACGCCCTCGAGCGCCGGCAGCAGCAGCGCGATCGCCTCGCTCGGCTCGAGGCGCTTCTCGCGATCGACGTACGCGCGCAGCGACGCGCCGCGCAGCAGCTCCATCACGAGGAACGCCGAGCCGTCGTTCACACCGACGTCGAGCACGCCGACGACGTTCGGATGGTCGATGCGCCCCATCGCGCGCGCCTCGCGCAGGAAGCGCTGCACCGACGCGGCGTCGGCATCGGGATCGGGGATCATCCACTTCAGCGCGACCGCGCGGCCGGTGAGCGTGTGCCGCGCGCGATAGACGGCGCCCATGCCGCCTCGACCGAGGATGCCTTCGATCTCGTACTTCTCGACGACCTCGCCGACGCGCGGGCTCCCGTCGGTCATTCGCCGCGATGATAGAGGAGCGGCGTGCCCGGCGCGATGCTCGTCGGGGGGTTGCGACGATCGGCCGAAATCGGGTATTTCCGCACGAATGCCATCGTGCGGCACATCCCGGTTGTCGGCCTGGATCGCGGTCGCGGTCCTCGCTGCGTGCTCGAACGAGCCTCCAGCGAGCACGAACGACGGAGGCCTCGACGACGCGGGTGACGCGCCGTTCGCCGCGTTCGGCGAGCCGTGCGAGCGCAACGGTCAGTGCCTCTCCGGCCTCTGCGTGG is a window encoding:
- a CDS encoding TRAP transporter large permease subunit — its product is MAGAAPSAKPAPFLKPLDLIDRGVLLAESSLSVVIVLVMITLGVASALGSFFGIQHPILRAADDVLMHGTVWAAFLGASFATRGRKHLAIDALGRLLPDRARRVVVAIASTFGAVVAFGLGRGVYESLVEQAHTTDEQVRSFAESGILDAAVDRSYEFQFMIPAGFALIAIRLLLHGFHELLAAANGKVAPSQPVPPAPAADESIPHEEPDGTPSEAGDPLRVSPIAQAGPIEIGIAIAVLLVPIVLSLGSSTFMPILLGSLASAASLAIPLALRVRKTGSAKATAPLPEEFAKLDGPVPPLVAASGVLATLALSYVGILNIENVSIPMGVAFFAVVALMGAPLFTFLGGLALFLWLHGSDTVPVSPLANAVEDVLGNHFARMTVLPTIPIFTLAGYLMSESKTPQRLVRVARALLGWLPGGLAVVCVIACTGFTIFSGASGITIVAIGGLLFPALIKDRYPEKFSLGLVTSGGALGITFFPCLPLIVYGIVAGLQEMPPGVERVELGKLSVAGILPTFLIVGLMILYSMFVGVVKKVERSSFDAKEAGAALWEAKWELALPVVVGFGLAAAGPMGAASFTAFYVFVIEVFVYRDLSIDKDIPRIIPDSMVLVGAIFVKLCAATVLTFYFVQAQTADALFEALTCGEPARAYLAEHSDVMFQCREAVDALARQGRSAGGLIDSPLTFLIALNVFLLIVGMLMDIFSAIVVIVPLIMGIAMHFGINPYHLGIVFLINLEIGYLMPPMGLNLFIAGFRFGRPVPDLYPVVLPFIGVFATALMITTYVPSLSLALLGEQADMHPATPEQVEPTDGGGGTTDDGAGEQPAGGGEDCEVPREGESFEEFDARCSGAAAGGGGAAPAADQADCELPRENESFEEFEARCSAGAAAPAEGAPAEGAAAPAEGATPPDCDLPRPEESFEAFQARCGAM
- a CDS encoding serine/threonine-protein kinase, giving the protein MTDGSPRVGEVVEKYEIEGILGRGGMGAVYRARHTLTGRAVALKWMIPDPDADAASVQRFLREARAMGRIDHPNVVGVLDVGVNDGSAFLVMELLRGASLRAYVDREKRLEPSEAIALLLPALEGVAAAHRAGVVHRDLKPENLFVVQNEDGRAITTKVLDFGISKLHEHAHAPQPSITQTGTTMGTPSYMSPEQVRGARDVDARTDVWALGAILYEMVTGRVPFRAETYGALMVAIVMDPLVPADVIAPDLPRELARVIDRALEKDPEQRIASVDALRDAIASFAGELAGAKASAAEIGIKPTTPAPKVLAPRASVTPTRPARPDSARPPEGAADIQLDSAAMRAPAANANASVPLSVPDLPARERGRGTPRAMMIGLAIAIVVPIAAVVLHAMTRSTPSTERAPNAAARTPEPIAPAPVPPEPSVASTTPDAGEPAIAPVAIEPPAIEPAAPEPPARTTRHRATRPRTEAPAVATPPPTAPRSTSGRTGSLSRDEF